Proteins encoded by one window of Candidatus Zixiibacteriota bacterium:
- a CDS encoding choice-of-anchor B family protein has translation MRPKAYVLRLIFVCVCGLLPQSSFAVDPVIGAEWSGDPRWLWGRSWSVDPSTGAGETFFGSIGKGKSFFGSSISGAQYKRVEIRFNTDSTFCQTFNRSAGYASNGVGIFPGSAWDISDTLNPRRLNICFVEDPAFAVPNQIWDPNTTSYGKREFIFIMASNYDGTGLTYAGRNIYIEANSLDVMYAWWPRLQYPYTMSQTLPGTLKVFGYELLVVPEQNPNAIMLTWQKIDPAFSVSRYRIYAGVTSPPPLFDSVNGNIMSFAHSGLTIGQLFFYQIEAVNSSGDPIGSSPIIRARAELGLNLVGRWNGRPSYTDIWGYTESSSGKEYAIIGSGGGVSIVDINGAVPFETGFMPSVYSGGVKVYKNYVVTGQDGGPAQIYNISNVNSPVLVSSIPRAAHTVNVYKDYLFLQGASNSALYIYDISNPASPQFVSHYVSFYFHDTDIRNDTLAGAGINGQGVEFVDITDIYNPVRIGGFNYPLSGAHNVEFSADGKYLYVGDETGIDPWTRIFDISDINNVVKLSDIIVDSQATVHNSYLKDSLLYIAHYTEGVRVWNVKDPVNPLEIASYDTYPQAGYGYNGCWTVYPFFASGKIVASDRSTGLYVLRLGDAPLDVDDGDNALPRSFSLEQNYPNPFNPTTTIQFSLQNRSHVTLVVYNTLGQEVTTLVNETRSAGMHTVVWNGKNSGGQTVSSGIYFYQLRTDAGFESKKMILLK, from the coding sequence GTGCGTCCAAAAGCTTATGTGCTAAGATTGATATTTGTATGTGTGTGCGGGCTATTGCCTCAATCATCATTCGCTGTCGATCCGGTTATTGGAGCTGAATGGTCAGGGGACCCGAGGTGGCTTTGGGGAAGAAGTTGGTCCGTAGATCCGTCGACAGGCGCTGGCGAGACTTTTTTTGGAAGTATCGGTAAAGGAAAGAGTTTTTTCGGAAGCTCGATTTCTGGCGCTCAATATAAACGAGTTGAGATTCGTTTCAATACTGATAGCACATTCTGTCAAACTTTCAATCGATCAGCAGGATACGCGTCGAATGGAGTTGGAATATTTCCCGGCTCGGCTTGGGACATATCTGATACGCTGAATCCGCGAAGATTAAACATTTGCTTTGTCGAAGATCCCGCCTTCGCTGTGCCAAATCAGATTTGGGATCCCAATACAACCTCATATGGCAAACGCGAATTTATTTTTATCATGGCCAGCAATTATGACGGCACAGGATTGACGTATGCCGGCAGAAATATCTACATAGAAGCGAATAGTCTCGATGTTATGTACGCCTGGTGGCCGCGTCTGCAATATCCTTATACGATGTCGCAGACTCTCCCCGGCACACTCAAAGTATTTGGATATGAACTTCTTGTAGTTCCCGAACAAAATCCCAATGCAATCATGCTGACTTGGCAGAAAATAGATCCAGCATTTTCGGTTTCGCGCTATCGTATCTATGCGGGAGTGACCTCGCCGCCACCCTTGTTCGACAGCGTCAATGGAAATATAATGTCATTTGCTCATTCCGGATTGACCATTGGACAGTTGTTCTTTTATCAAATTGAAGCGGTCAATTCCAGTGGCGATCCTATCGGATCCAGTCCAATAATTCGGGCGCGCGCGGAACTCGGGCTCAATCTTGTAGGCAGGTGGAATGGCCGGCCAAGTTACACTGATATTTGGGGGTACACTGAATCGTCGAGCGGGAAAGAATATGCTATCATCGGCTCGGGCGGTGGGGTGAGCATTGTCGATATTAACGGGGCTGTGCCGTTTGAAACCGGATTTATGCCGAGCGTGTACTCGGGCGGGGTGAAGGTATATAAGAATTATGTGGTCACCGGACAGGACGGCGGCCCGGCGCAGATTTATAATATAAGCAATGTAAACAGCCCTGTTTTGGTAAGCAGTATCCCTCGCGCCGCCCATACAGTCAATGTCTACAAAGACTATCTTTTTCTGCAGGGAGCGTCAAACAGCGCTCTGTATATATACGACATATCCAATCCCGCCTCGCCGCAATTTGTCAGCCATTACGTCTCGTTTTATTTTCATGATACGGACATTCGCAATGATACGCTCGCCGGTGCGGGGATCAATGGCCAGGGAGTCGAGTTTGTCGACATCACAGACATTTATAATCCCGTCCGGATCGGAGGATTTAATTATCCCTTATCGGGAGCCCACAATGTGGAGTTTTCAGCCGACGGGAAATACCTCTATGTCGGTGATGAAACAGGAATCGATCCATGGACTCGGATATTCGACATTTCTGATATAAACAATGTGGTGAAACTCTCTGATATTATTGTCGATTCGCAGGCGACAGTGCACAATAGTTATCTTAAAGACAGCCTGCTCTACATTGCACACTATACCGAAGGCGTCCGGGTATGGAATGTCAAAGATCCCGTGAATCCGCTAGAAATTGCTTCGTATGATACGTATCCTCAGGCGGGGTATGGCTATAATGGTTGTTGGACAGTTTACCCGTTTTTTGCTTCGGGGAAGATTGTGGCCTCGGATAGGTCTACCGGACTGTATGTGTTGAGACTTGGAGATGCACCATTAGATGTTGACGATGGCGACAACGCTCTCCCCCGTTCGTTTAGTTTGGAGCAGAATTATCCCAATCCGTTTAATCCAACAACCACGATTCAATTTTCGCTGCAGAATCGGTCACACGTGACTTTAGTCGTATATAACACACTTGGTCAGGAAGTGACTACGCTTGTCAATGAAACAAGGTCAGCCGGCATGCATACGGTAGTGTGGAACGGAAAGAATTCAGGCGGGCAGACAGTGTCGAGCGGGATATATTTTTACCAACTCAGGACCGATGCCGGCTTTGAATCGAAGAAGATGATTTTGTTGAAGTAA
- a CDS encoding AAA family ATPase: MKLKKFRIKNFKSITDSGDCYLTDTITILAGKNESGKTSILEALEDFDTDIKIRETAKPIKSPNEIPEISITFTVEKDTIKEILTEIGSTQKAVADVELEIIKTFPDVYTFGEATKGNDLFGIKEIEKIKKTIKDKWSKVKALHTKYPQLAGTFFDFEFSDLANNKTLLIAFKGATAPNIPQIDEKDREDFQKLLAEVETEIQNLENLVATEDKFFKALKQWIPNFVFFNSFEDVFPNKIPFAELETNEWITDLSVISDLDVPTIKTATARNKQKHKTDINITLNDDYKKFWTQDVSSLSVDWDSQDLQFWIQEDGYPYEPSLRSKGRQWHLAFYIKVSARVNEDVPNIILIDEPGLFLHAKAQKDILSKLEASAKKVQLIFSTHSPYLLEADKLNQIRLIHRTKKAGTKIENKVHALANKETLTPIMTAIGLELNAGITALDKVNNVVVEGASDLYYLNAFKKILNKDRVNFIFGGGAGNMPVVGTILHGWGGKVIYLYDNDQGKKDGEKNLKDNWLVPKDLVLAVLNTAGSIEDIFSPPNFQEFVLEDTSKTYTESNSEYVKKSKLGKVLLAKKFLETCQNGTSINLDTKSKDNLTKLFLNIEGKFKS, from the coding sequence ATGAAACTCAAGAAATTTAGAATTAAAAATTTTAAGTCAATCACGGATAGTGGCGATTGTTACCTAACGGATACAATCACTATTCTTGCTGGAAAAAATGAATCGGGGAAAACATCTATTCTTGAAGCGTTAGAGGATTTTGATACAGATATAAAAATTAGAGAAACTGCTAAACCGATTAAATCGCCAAACGAGATACCTGAAATTTCCATAACTTTCACTGTTGAGAAAGATACTATCAAGGAAATTCTTACTGAAATAGGTAGCACTCAAAAAGCAGTTGCGGATGTTGAGCTTGAGATTATTAAAACTTTTCCAGATGTCTATACCTTTGGTGAAGCTACCAAGGGGAACGACCTTTTCGGAATAAAGGAAATTGAGAAAATTAAAAAAACAATCAAAGATAAATGGAGCAAGGTAAAAGCATTACACACTAAATATCCACAGTTAGCAGGTACTTTTTTTGATTTTGAATTTTCTGATTTGGCAAATAACAAAACTCTCCTCATAGCTTTCAAGGGTGCTACTGCACCGAACATTCCACAAATTGACGAAAAGGATCGTGAGGATTTCCAAAAACTTTTAGCAGAAGTTGAAACAGAGATTCAAAATCTTGAAAACCTTGTTGCTACGGAAGATAAGTTTTTCAAAGCACTAAAACAATGGATTCCGAATTTTGTTTTCTTTAACTCGTTTGAAGATGTTTTCCCAAACAAAATACCCTTTGCGGAGCTTGAAACAAATGAGTGGATTACGGATTTGTCAGTGATAAGCGATTTGGATGTTCCTACTATTAAAACCGCCACCGCTCGCAATAAGCAAAAACACAAAACTGATATAAATATCACTCTCAACGATGATTATAAAAAGTTTTGGACACAAGATGTTTCAAGTTTGAGTGTTGACTGGGATTCTCAAGACCTTCAATTTTGGATTCAAGAGGACGGCTATCCATATGAACCAAGTTTGCGAAGTAAGGGCAGACAATGGCACCTCGCTTTTTATATAAAAGTGTCCGCACGAGTAAATGAGGATGTTCCAAACATTATTTTGATTGACGAACCCGGATTATTCCTCCACGCAAAAGCTCAAAAAGATATTTTAAGTAAACTTGAAGCTTCAGCAAAAAAAGTCCAGTTGATATTTTCAACACACTCACCATATCTTTTAGAAGCCGACAAACTTAATCAAATTAGATTGATTCATCGTACAAAAAAGGCAGGAACAAAAATAGAAAACAAAGTTCACGCTTTGGCGAATAAGGAAACCTTAACCCCTATTATGACCGCGATAGGATTAGAATTAAACGCAGGAATTACAGCGTTAGACAAAGTTAATAATGTTGTGGTTGAAGGAGCGTCTGATCTTTACTATCTAAATGCGTTTAAGAAAATCCTTAATAAGGACAGGGTGAACTTTATTTTCGGTGGCGGAGCTGGAAATATGCCTGTTGTTGGGACTATATTGCATGGTTGGGGTGGAAAGGTTATTTATCTTTACGACAACGACCAAGGGAAAAAGGACGGAGAGAAAAATCTGAAAGATAATTGGTTAGTTCCGAAAGATTTGGTTCTCGCTGTTTTGAATACCGCAGGAAGTATTGAGGATATTTTCTCGCCGCCTAATTTTCAAGAATTTGTGTTGGAAGATACGAGCAAAACTTATACTGAATCTAACTCGGAGTATGTTAAAAAAAGTAAATTAGGTAAAGTTTTGCTCGCCAAGAAATTTTTGGAAACTTGCCAAAATGGAACATCAATCAATTTGGATACAAAGTCAAAAGATAATCTGACCAAATTGTTTTTGAACATAGAAGGCAAGTTTAAATCCTAA
- a CDS encoding RluA family pseudouridine synthase, with translation MTEPTAENGEWKKIVVEPLEAPIRLDKYLGQREDLELSRTKAMSLINDGNLLVNGKPAIGKQQLFGGEEITYVRPPEPVSTLIAENIPLSIIYEDEHIVVVNKPSGMVTHPGAGNFTGTLVNALLYHIESLPRGVIISAEDARPGIVHRLDKDTSGLLLVAKNEQIAQNLQQAIARRDVKRIYSAVTCGHFPDDEGTIDLPIARSHKDRTLMIVTKTSGRESVTHYKVLDRFRLYDYLEVRLETGRTHQIRVHLSHLNHPVLGDFEYGGREKWHRGIFAPERPHAKKLLGVISHQALHAGRLEFDHPVTKKPLVFEAPLPEDFATVLEILKTEGR, from the coding sequence ATGACCGAGCCCACAGCCGAAAATGGCGAATGGAAGAAAATAGTCGTTGAGCCGCTCGAGGCGCCAATCCGTCTCGACAAATATCTCGGCCAGCGCGAAGATCTTGAGCTTTCACGCACCAAAGCAATGTCTCTCATCAACGACGGCAATCTTCTCGTCAATGGCAAACCGGCAATCGGCAAACAGCAATTGTTTGGCGGCGAAGAGATAACGTATGTGCGCCCGCCGGAACCAGTGTCGACTCTCATAGCTGAAAATATCCCGCTTTCAATAATCTACGAAGACGAGCATATCGTTGTTGTAAATAAACCATCGGGTATGGTAACCCATCCCGGCGCCGGTAATTTCACAGGCACACTCGTGAACGCCCTGCTTTACCATATCGAATCCTTGCCGCGCGGTGTCATCATAAGCGCTGAGGACGCCCGCCCCGGGATAGTCCACCGTCTCGACAAGGATACTTCGGGACTGCTTTTGGTGGCCAAAAACGAACAGATTGCCCAGAATCTCCAGCAGGCCATCGCCCGGCGCGATGTCAAACGAATTTATTCCGCTGTGACCTGCGGACATTTTCCCGACGACGAGGGCACAATCGATCTGCCTATCGCCCGCTCGCATAAAGACCGCACGCTCATGATTGTCACCAAGACCAGCGGGCGCGAGTCAGTGACCCATTATAAAGTGCTCGATAGGTTTCGGCTGTATGATTATCTCGAAGTCCGTCTTGAGACGGGAAGAACCCACCAGATTCGTGTGCACTTATCGCATCTGAATCATCCGGTGCTTGGAGATTTTGAGTATGGGGGGCGGGAAAAATGGCACCGGGGGATATTTGCGCCTGAACGCCCGCATGCCAAAAAGTTGTTGGGAGTGATCAGCCATCAGGCCTTGCATGCCGGACGACTTGAGTTCGACCATCCGGTTACAAAGAAGCCGCTTGTGTTTGAAGCGCCACTGCCGGAGGATTTCGCGACCGTGTTGGAGATTCTGAAAACCGAAGGGAGATAG
- a CDS encoding pyridoxine 5'-phosphate synthase, producing the protein MAFLSINLDGIGAFRDSRKLKEPDPSHAAVLAELAGADGIAVQFRPDRRYIRDRDLYILREMVRTKLTVEMSVQDEMMIRIIEVKPWMVIFNEEPSAEDSVVQPINLQQTKIDYQAAITQLRGHGIVVGLLIDPNADSIKASLKVQADAVFLDCSRYSDARTVTEAQEELDKIDNTAQFAVKSRLTVLAGRGLSYKNISPLVETGMIDEFLVGSAVTSRALLVGFERAAAEMVQLVRVAPRRT; encoded by the coding sequence ATGGCATTTCTCTCAATTAATCTGGACGGCATTGGCGCCTTCCGCGACAGCCGCAAACTCAAAGAACCGGATCCGTCCCATGCCGCGGTGCTGGCGGAGCTTGCCGGAGCCGATGGCATAGCTGTTCAGTTTCGTCCCGACCGCAGATACATTCGCGACCGCGACCTCTATATTTTGCGCGAGATGGTTAGAACCAAGCTGACTGTTGAAATGTCAGTTCAAGATGAGATGATGATCCGCATTATCGAAGTCAAGCCCTGGATGGTGATTTTCAACGAAGAGCCTTCTGCCGAAGATTCCGTCGTACAGCCTATCAATCTCCAGCAGACAAAGATCGATTATCAGGCAGCGATTACCCAGCTACGAGGGCATGGTATTGTTGTCGGCCTGCTCATCGATCCCAATGCTGATTCAATAAAGGCGTCACTGAAAGTTCAGGCTGATGCCGTTTTTCTGGACTGCAGCCGCTATTCGGATGCCCGCACAGTTACCGAAGCGCAGGAAGAGTTGGATAAGATTGACAATACCGCGCAATTCGCGGTCAAATCCCGCCTCACAGTTCTTGCCGGGCGAGGGCTTTCATACAAGAATATATCGCCGCTTGTGGAGACAGGAATGATCGATGAATTTCTTGTTGGATCGGCTGTGACTTCGCGAGCTTTGCTGGTTGGTTTCGAGCGGGCTGCAGCCGAAATGGTGCAGTTAGTGCGCGTCGCGCCGAGGCGCACATAA
- the rsmA gene encoding 16S rRNA (adenine(1518)-N(6)/adenine(1519)-N(6))-dimethyltransferase RsmA produces the protein MGNPYHAKKRFGQNFLVASDVIDKIVQAIKPSPEQTIIEIGPGRGALTLPLAKSGATIIGVEFDRDIISYVSELLSVYPRVHIINHDFLTFQPDIAAHSRFTVVGNIPYNITSPVIDWLFRYRHQIVNVVLMVQDELARRIAASPGSKDWSPLSIMTQLYFEVTYLFSVPPSSFSPAPKVTSAVIRLSPRKTPIDVPKGFERVVRASFHQRRKLLSNNLSGTILPNAELSQQTIAAVGLTKKIRAEQISIEQFLALTNYLIDHKLLARD, from the coding sequence ATGGGGAATCCGTACCATGCCAAGAAACGCTTTGGCCAGAATTTTCTCGTCGCATCTGATGTAATTGACAAAATCGTTCAGGCCATCAAACCCTCACCTGAACAGACTATCATAGAAATAGGTCCTGGTCGAGGCGCACTGACACTTCCTCTTGCTAAGTCCGGCGCGACTATCATCGGCGTCGAATTTGACCGGGATATTATAAGCTATGTATCCGAGCTTTTATCCGTTTATCCCCGCGTTCATATCATAAACCATGACTTTCTCACTTTCCAACCTGATATAGCAGCGCACTCTCGTTTTACGGTCGTGGGCAACATTCCCTATAATATCACATCGCCGGTTATTGATTGGTTGTTTCGATACAGACATCAAATTGTAAATGTTGTCCTCATGGTACAAGATGAACTTGCGCGGCGTATCGCGGCTTCGCCCGGCTCTAAAGATTGGTCGCCGCTTTCAATTATGACACAACTCTACTTCGAAGTTACTTATCTTTTCTCCGTACCACCATCCAGCTTTTCTCCCGCTCCGAAAGTGACATCGGCAGTAATCCGGTTATCTCCACGCAAGACGCCGATCGATGTTCCGAAGGGATTTGAAAGAGTCGTCAGGGCATCTTTCCATCAACGGAGGAAACTCCTGTCGAACAACCTCTCGGGAACAATTCTTCCCAATGCAGAACTTTCTCAGCAGACCATAGCCGCCGTTGGCCTCACAAAAAAAATCAGGGCCGAACAAATATCAATCGAGCAATTTTTGGCGTTGACTAACTATCTGATAGACCATAAGTTACTTGCCCGCGACTGA
- a CDS encoding TatD family hydrolase, producing MIDTHCHLDFKDFDSNRDEVLTEARDAGIHTIVNIGADLASSIRGVELSESHDMVYATVGIHPHDAATLDDASLQKLRELSFRKKVVAIGEIGLDYYRDLSPRPIQRTAFERQIQLAIDRKLPIVIHTRESFDDTYAIVKGYAKDLVGGVFHCFPGTADDAFRVSDLGFVISVGGVITYNKSSMAAMAAEVPLEKIILETDAPYLTPVPFRGKTNKPSYVRYVCAKLAELQNRSEQEVERVTDANAKRLYRLSETFEG from the coding sequence ATGATCGATACCCATTGCCATCTTGATTTCAAAGATTTCGATTCAAATCGGGATGAGGTTCTCACCGAGGCCCGCGATGCCGGCATACACACGATTGTAAATATCGGAGCGGATTTGGCATCGTCCATTCGAGGAGTCGAACTGTCCGAGAGCCACGATATGGTCTATGCCACGGTCGGCATTCATCCCCATGATGCCGCCACACTCGATGATGCGTCCCTTCAAAAGCTGAGAGAGCTATCGTTTCGCAAAAAAGTTGTAGCAATCGGCGAAATAGGCCTTGATTACTACCGCGATTTGTCGCCGCGTCCAATTCAAAGGACAGCTTTCGAAAGACAGATTCAACTTGCGATAGATAGAAAATTGCCGATTGTCATTCACACCCGCGAATCATTTGATGACACGTATGCGATAGTCAAGGGATATGCCAAAGACCTCGTTGGAGGAGTCTTTCATTGTTTTCCCGGAACTGCAGATGATGCCTTTCGTGTCTCTGATCTCGGTTTTGTCATCTCGGTAGGAGGCGTTATCACATACAACAAGTCCTCGATGGCGGCAATGGCCGCCGAGGTCCCGCTTGAAAAGATTATCCTCGAAACCGATGCCCCATATCTGACTCCAGTTCCGTTTCGCGGCAAGACAAACAAACCATCGTATGTCCGCTATGTCTGCGCTAAACTTGCCGAACTTCAGAACCGGAGTGAACAAGAGGTCGAGCGTGTGACAGATGCCAACGCAAAACGGCTCTATCGACTTTCTGAGACTTTTGAGGGATAA